One genomic region from Chitinophagaceae bacterium encodes:
- a CDS encoding site-specific DNA-methyltransferase, whose product MKDFINKIFHSNTIEKLKELPSNSIDLGVTSPPYNKGEKNKGWLVKNVLYDKALDKKDENVYQKEQIDVLNELYRIIKPGGSFFYNHKTRWDRGIMLHPMLWISKTNWVVRQEIIWDRMIAANIRGWRFWQVDERIYWLIKPQNNDNIGEELLSKHALLTSIWRFPPERDNPHPAPFPIELPTRVIHSILNDNEGIVIDPYSGSGTTLVAAKLLNKNYIGIDMSEEYINFSLDRLQNCEKERRKIQEEINKHFVNKTFKERKENGDNTGKFKTTNNITSNELLETVNTLFD is encoded by the coding sequence ATGAAAGATTTTATAAATAAAATATTTCATAGTAATACAATAGAAAAATTAAAAGAATTACCGAGTAATTCTATTGATTTAGGAGTTACTTCGCCACCTTACAATAAAGGAGAAAAAAATAAAGGTTGGTTAGTAAAAAATGTATTGTATGATAAAGCGTTAGACAAAAAAGATGAAAATGTCTATCAAAAAGAACAAATAGACGTTTTAAATGAATTATACAGAATAATAAAACCAGGAGGTTCATTTTTTTACAATCATAAAACACGTTGGGATAGGGGCATAATGTTGCATCCGATGTTATGGATTTCTAAAACAAATTGGGTTGTTAGACAAGAAATTATTTGGGATAGAATGATTGCCGCAAATATTCGTGGGTGGAGATTTTGGCAAGTTGATGAACGTATTTATTGGTTAATTAAGCCACAAAATAATGATAATATTGGCGAGGAATTATTATCAAAACATGCGTTATTAACATCTATATGGAGATTTCCACCAGAAAGAGATAATCCACATCCTGCACCATTTCCAATAGAATTGCCAACAAGAGTAATTCATTCTATTTTAAATGATAACGAAGGAATTGTTATAGACCCTTATTCTGGTAGTGGAACAACACTTGTTGCTGCAAAGTTGTTAAATAAAAATTATATAGGAATTGATATGTCGGAAGAATATATTAATTTTTCGCTTGATAGATTACAAAATTGTGAAAAAGAACGCAGAAAAATACAAGAAGAAATAAATAAACATTTTGTAAATAAAACATTTAAAGAACGTAAAGAAAATGGAGATAATACGGGGAAATTTAAAACAACAAATAATATTACATCAAATGAATTATTAGAAACT
- a CDS encoding site-specific DNA-methyltransferase, whose protein sequence is MSIEKFRNQVFNQDILEVLRQLPDESLDMVYGDPDYNVGINYAGKNYTTKWNDYIDWYIELSKECYRVLKPTGSLFMMNYPKQNAHLRVKYFDDIAFDVQDYVWIYNTNVGHSHRRFTTAHRSILHVTKSKDNNFYKDNVAVPYQNPTDKRIMGRIAAGHLGRMPYSWFYYDLVKNVSKDKTFHSCQIPLPLVEMLIKSCTQENDDCLILFGGSGSELVLCKKLKRN, encoded by the coding sequence ATGAGCATCGAAAAATTTAGAAACCAAGTTTTTAACCAAGACATTTTAGAAGTCTTGCGTCAACTTCCAGACGAGAGTTTGGATATGGTTTATGGCGACCCCGATTACAATGTAGGCATCAACTATGCAGGAAAGAATTATACGACCAAATGGAACGACTACATAGATTGGTACATAGAACTTTCAAAAGAATGTTACAGAGTTTTGAAGCCAACAGGTAGTTTATTCATGATGAATTACCCTAAACAAAATGCACATTTGAGAGTGAAATATTTTGACGATATTGCTTTTGATGTGCAAGACTATGTTTGGATTTACAACACGAATGTAGGGCATAGCCACAGGCGTTTTACAACAGCACACAGAAGTATATTGCACGTTACAAAAAGCAAAGACAATAATTTTTACAAGGATAATGTAGCCGTACCATATCAAAATCCAACTGACAAGCGCATAATGGGAAGAATTGCCGCAGGACACTTGGGGCGTATGCCTTACAGTTGGTTTTACTACGACCTTGTAAAAAACGTAAGTAAGGACAAGACTTTTCACTCTTGCCAAATTCCTTTACCTTTAGTTGAAATGCTTATTAAATCTTGCACCCAAGAAAATGATGACTGTTTAATTTTGTTTGGTGGTAGTGGCAGTGAATTGGTACTTTGCAAAAAATTAAAACGAAACTT